A window of Lentibacillus sp. Marseille-P4043 contains these coding sequences:
- the wecB gene encoding non-hydrolyzing UDP-N-acetylglucosamine 2-epimerase, protein MSKPIKVMTIFGTRPEAIKMAPLVLELQKRNDQFESIVTVTAQHREMLDQVLEIFGITPDYDLNIMKQKQTLAQITTRALEGLDEVMKETKPDIVLVHGDTSTTFAASLAAYYNQIAVGHVEAGLRTWDKYSPYPEEMNRQLTGVMADLHFAPTEKSKQNLLNENKPAERIFVTGNTAIDALNTTVDETYTSPILDELGDKRLVLMTAHRRENLGNNMQQMFRAIKRLVEAHDDVQVIYPVHLNPVVQQTANEILGDDDRIKLIEPLSVIDFHNFAARSHLILTDSGGVQEEAPSLGVPVLVLRNTTERPEGIEAGTLKLAGTDEENIFGLANELLVDNDAHDRMAKASNPYGDGHASSRIADAIVNYFK, encoded by the coding sequence ATGAGTAAACCGATCAAGGTAATGACAATTTTTGGAACAAGACCGGAAGCAATCAAAATGGCACCACTCGTTTTGGAATTACAGAAACGTAATGACCAATTTGAATCAATTGTGACCGTCACAGCACAACATCGAGAAATGCTTGATCAAGTGCTGGAGATTTTCGGAATTACACCTGATTATGATTTAAATATCATGAAGCAAAAGCAAACACTAGCACAAATTACTACTCGGGCCTTGGAAGGTTTAGATGAAGTAATGAAAGAAACAAAGCCAGACATTGTGTTGGTGCATGGTGATACAAGCACAACTTTTGCCGCTTCACTAGCCGCTTACTATAATCAAATTGCAGTTGGACATGTGGAAGCTGGACTTCGGACTTGGGATAAATACTCCCCATATCCAGAAGAAATGAACCGCCAACTTACAGGGGTAATGGCAGACTTGCATTTTGCCCCAACAGAGAAGTCGAAGCAAAACCTATTGAACGAAAACAAACCAGCTGAACGGATTTTTGTAACCGGTAATACGGCAATTGACGCTTTAAATACAACAGTGGATGAGACATATACCAGCCCAATTCTTGATGAGCTTGGCGATAAGCGACTTGTCTTGATGACCGCACATCGCCGTGAGAACCTCGGTAACAATATGCAGCAAATGTTTCGAGCGATCAAACGGTTGGTAGAAGCTCATGATGATGTACAAGTCATTTACCCAGTCCATTTAAATCCAGTTGTTCAACAAACAGCTAATGAGATCTTGGGAGATGACGACCGGATTAAACTGATTGAACCATTAAGTGTAATTGATTTCCATAACTTTGCCGCCCGCTCACATTTAATTTTGACCGATTCGGGCGGTGTTCAGGAAGAAGCGCCATCACTCGGCGTTCCGGTATTAGTGCTGCGTAATACGACAGAGCGACCTGAAGGCATCGAGGCAGGCACATTGAAGCTTGCCGGGACGGATGAGGAAAACATTTTTGGGCTAGCCAACGAGTTACTAGTGGATAACGATGCACACGACCGCATGGCTAAAGCCTCTAACCCATATGGAGATGGACATGCATCAAGTCGAATAGCCGATGCAATTGTGAATTATTTTAAATAG
- a CDS encoding S8 family serine peptidase — protein sequence MRFMRRFTLITIMAAAFILAVNHVPTTSAETENKDDTISVIIEVEGDPVKHKKYIEVYYPYVDVVATYDKLFKGLALQGDTKNLSKMESLDFVKAVHPVKTYQAISRTLPVDSEESNAVIPAAINNTPYTGEGVKVGVIDTGIDYDHPDLVKNYQAGYDLVDLDDDPMETVASEGMPTLHGTHVAGIIAANGGLRGVAPDADIYAYRALGPGGQGSSVQVIAALEQAVEDGVDIINLSLGNAVNGPDYPTSIAVNRAVELGVAVVIANGNSGPDNWTVGSPATASKALSVGALAMSQRIPFLYDPIKDKQIAVVPMVGSATWNLERDFKVINKTTDLNDARGKIVLLERGKIPFYEKAKKAEEAGAVAVLIYNNEQGIFQGSVENEKDALQIPVAAITKKEGEWLKQRLKQNSVYLETTYKQTTKGIADFSSRGPVTVNWDIKPDVIAPGANILSTVPGGYRELQGTSMAAPHVAGALALLKEAHPDWTVEQLKDALKTTALPLKNQEPIVQGMGQIQPGQAIKTNTIIHDPLLSFGKINDYKERKTIQVSIENTTDQEQRYSFDIPKVTKGITWHLPQTFTVEANSEKTVPVELSVVTPQLDEGIYQGRLTLNQESEVYQLPYLFVNETADYPKAMGFDFGLEPFSDDRYVYQLYLTDSTQKVEVNLYNSATLLYERQLLTIDDPQVGMNEGKIAKSELGEPGTYKALITVQLENGAYESYETEIQINP from the coding sequence ATGCGATTCATGCGACGATTCACTTTAATCACTATAATGGCGGCGGCTTTTATTTTAGCGGTAAATCATGTACCGACCACTTCAGCTGAGACGGAAAATAAAGATGATACAATATCTGTCATTATTGAGGTGGAAGGGGATCCGGTTAAGCATAAAAAGTACATCGAGGTCTATTATCCGTATGTGGATGTGGTTGCTACATATGACAAGCTATTCAAGGGGTTAGCATTACAAGGGGATACAAAAAATCTTTCTAAAATGGAGTCACTCGATTTTGTTAAAGCGGTCCATCCGGTGAAAACCTATCAGGCCATTTCTCGAACGCTGCCTGTAGACAGTGAGGAATCGAATGCTGTCATTCCTGCTGCGATCAACAATACGCCCTATACGGGAGAAGGTGTTAAGGTGGGGGTTATTGATACTGGTATTGATTACGATCACCCGGATTTGGTAAAAAATTATCAAGCGGGTTATGACCTTGTCGACCTTGATGATGACCCGATGGAAACAGTTGCTTCAGAGGGAATGCCAACCCTTCATGGTACACATGTTGCTGGCATCATTGCGGCTAATGGAGGACTTCGAGGGGTTGCACCAGATGCTGACATTTATGCGTATCGTGCATTAGGTCCTGGTGGGCAAGGAAGTTCTGTACAAGTCATTGCGGCGTTGGAACAAGCGGTGGAGGATGGTGTGGATATCATTAATCTGTCCTTGGGTAACGCAGTAAACGGCCCAGACTATCCGACGAGCATTGCAGTGAATCGTGCGGTGGAACTTGGTGTTGCTGTGGTAATTGCGAATGGAAATAGCGGTCCGGATAATTGGACGGTTGGCTCACCTGCAACAGCGTCAAAGGCATTATCAGTCGGTGCGCTTGCCATGTCGCAACGTATACCATTTCTATACGATCCAATCAAAGATAAACAGATTGCTGTAGTACCAATGGTCGGATCCGCAACATGGAATCTTGAACGTGATTTTAAAGTAATAAACAAGACAACGGATCTTAACGATGCCCGTGGGAAAATTGTACTTCTCGAACGTGGGAAAATTCCTTTCTATGAAAAGGCAAAAAAGGCGGAGGAAGCTGGTGCCGTTGCTGTTCTCATCTACAATAACGAACAAGGTATTTTTCAGGGATCGGTTGAAAACGAGAAAGATGCATTGCAGATACCAGTCGCAGCTATTACGAAAAAGGAAGGGGAATGGCTCAAACAGCGTCTGAAACAGAATTCGGTATACCTTGAAACAACGTACAAACAGACAACGAAAGGCATTGCCGACTTCAGTTCCCGTGGTCCGGTAACAGTAAATTGGGATATCAAACCAGATGTCATTGCACCTGGGGCGAATATTTTGAGTACGGTTCCGGGAGGCTATCGTGAATTACAGGGAACAAGTATGGCCGCGCCACATGTTGCGGGTGCGTTGGCTTTATTAAAAGAGGCGCATCCTGATTGGACAGTTGAACAACTAAAAGATGCTTTAAAGACGACCGCTCTCCCCCTTAAAAATCAGGAACCAATCGTTCAAGGGATGGGCCAAATTCAGCCAGGGCAGGCAATTAAAACAAATACAATTATTCACGATCCTTTATTATCATTTGGGAAGATAAACGATTATAAAGAACGAAAAACAATCCAAGTATCGATCGAGAATACAACCGATCAGGAACAACGCTATTCCTTTGATATCCCGAAAGTAACGAAAGGAATAACCTGGCATTTGCCGCAAACTTTTACGGTTGAGGCGAACAGCGAAAAGACAGTACCAGTTGAATTAAGTGTTGTAACACCGCAATTAGATGAAGGGATTTATCAGGGCAGGTTAACGCTAAATCAGGAAAGCGAAGTATATCAATTGCCATATTTATTTGTGAATGAAACCGCTGATTATCCAAAAGCGATGGGATTTGATTTTGGATTAGAACCTTTTTCCGATGATCGTTACGTCTATCAGTTATATTTGACTGATTCAACACAAAAGGTAGAGGTTAACTTGTATAATTCGGCAACTTTGCTATATGAACGACAGTTACTTACCATTGATGATCCACAAGTAGGTATGAATGAAGGTAAAATAGCGAAAAGCGAGCTTGGTGAACCGGGAACATATAAAGCATTAATCACGGTACAATTAGAAAATGGCGCGTATGAAAGCTATGAAACCGAAATTCAAATTAATCCATGA
- a CDS encoding ATP synthase subunit I, with the protein MSHYQSMIARERKWMFYLLAIFVLGAGFTPYPRIFLGLLLGSIVSFYNLWLLQRKINDFAESVAKNHSTKGLGTISRFAAVAFAVIIALRFEAHFHIIAVLIGIMTSYLVIMIDFAIFKSKD; encoded by the coding sequence ATGTCGCATTATCAGAGTATGATAGCACGAGAACGCAAGTGGATGTTCTACCTTCTCGCAATTTTTGTGCTTGGAGCTGGTTTTACACCATATCCGCGTATTTTTCTTGGGCTTCTTTTGGGAAGCATTGTCAGCTTTTATAATTTATGGCTTTTACAGAGAAAAATTAATGATTTTGCTGAGTCTGTAGCAAAGAATCATTCCACAAAAGGGCTTGGCACAATTTCGCGCTTTGCTGCTGTAGCATTCGCGGTGATTATTGCTCTTCGCTTTGAAGCGCATTTTCACATCATAGCAGTTTTAATTGGAATAATGACATCCTATCTCGTCATTATGATAGATTTTGCTATCTTCAAATCTAAGGATTAG
- the atpB gene encoding F0F1 ATP synthase subunit A, with the protein MDHGAPIVEDVFGIPWLDFNLSNVVMIAIASLIVFIICVACSRKLQMKPTGAQNFMEWALDFVKGIVNGAMDWKTGKIFLPLALTLITYIFVSNLLGVMTMATFGHDLWWKSPTSDPGITLTLSTMVIVLTHYYGIKLRGAKEYGKEFLKPFPMFLPIKIVEEFANTMTLGLRLFGNIFAGEVLLGLLAGLTSSGFLGFLGGAIPMLAWQGFSIFIGGIQAFIFTTLAMVYMSHKVSSDH; encoded by the coding sequence ATGGATCATGGAGCACCAATAGTAGAAGATGTCTTTGGTATACCTTGGCTTGATTTTAATTTATCAAACGTTGTAATGATTGCTATTGCCTCATTAATTGTGTTTATCATTTGTGTTGCCTGTTCAAGAAAGCTGCAAATGAAACCAACTGGAGCACAGAACTTTATGGAATGGGCTCTTGACTTCGTGAAGGGTATCGTAAACGGGGCAATGGATTGGAAAACGGGGAAAATCTTTCTACCGTTAGCACTGACACTAATCACCTATATTTTTGTCAGTAACCTATTAGGCGTTATGACGATGGCAACATTCGGTCATGATTTATGGTGGAAGTCACCAACTTCTGACCCTGGTATCACATTAACGTTATCCACAATGGTTATCGTACTGACACACTACTATGGAATCAAACTTCGCGGTGCAAAGGAATATGGGAAAGAGTTCTTAAAACCATTCCCAATGTTTTTACCGATTAAGATCGTTGAAGAATTTGCCAACACGATGACGCTAGGTCTTCGTCTGTTCGGTAACATTTTCGCAGGTGAGGTACTTCTAGGACTACTAGCAGGCTTAACATCATCCGGTTTCTTGGGATTCTTAGGCGGAGCAATTCCGATGCTAGCATGGCAAGGATTCAGTATTTTCATTGGCGGAATCCAAGCATTTATTTTCACAACATTAGCGATGGTTTACATGTCGCATAAAGTAAGCAGTGATCACTAA
- the atpE gene encoding F0F1 ATP synthase subunit C, protein MGALAAAIAVGLAALGAGLGNGLIVSRTVEGIARQPELKGQLQTTMYIGIGLVEAMPIIAVVIALMVM, encoded by the coding sequence ATGGGAGCTTTAGCAGCTGCAATTGCAGTAGGTTTGGCAGCATTAGGTGCTGGTTTAGGTAACGGTTTAATCGTAAGTCGTACAGTTGAGGGGATTGCTCGTCAACCAGAATTAAAAGGTCAACTACAAACAACTATGTACATTGGTATTGGTCTTGTTGAGGCAATGCCGATCATCGCGGTAGTTATCGCACTTATGGTAATGTAG
- the atpF gene encoding F0F1 ATP synthase subunit B, producing MQAFTGFSTIYASVGSLQVGDMLAQLFFFIVLLVLLRKFAWGPLMGMMQKREEYVASEIEAAEKSRADAERASKEAAEQLKQTKQEAQKIIEDAKNVGTRQEQEIVDSARKEAERIKLAAQEEIQNEKEQALQALQDKVASLSVLIASKVIEKEISETDQEKLINDYIKEVGEER from the coding sequence GTGCAAGCATTCACTGGATTTTCTACTATCTATGCATCAGTTGGTAGTCTCCAAGTCGGGGATATGTTAGCCCAACTATTCTTCTTCATCGTTTTACTTGTATTATTACGTAAATTTGCATGGGGACCATTAATGGGCATGATGCAAAAACGTGAAGAATATGTTGCATCGGAAATTGAAGCAGCAGAAAAAAGCCGAGCTGATGCTGAACGTGCGTCAAAAGAAGCGGCAGAACAATTAAAACAAACAAAGCAAGAAGCGCAAAAAATTATTGAAGATGCAAAAAATGTTGGGACAAGACAAGAACAAGAAATTGTCGATTCCGCACGAAAAGAAGCGGAGCGTATTAAACTTGCTGCACAAGAAGAAATTCAAAATGAAAAAGAACAAGCATTACAAGCACTTCAAGATAAAGTGGCTTCATTATCTGTTCTTATTGCAAGCAAGGTAATTGAAAAAGAAATTAGTGAAACAGATCAAGAAAAACTGATTAATGACTATATTAAAGAGGTAGGAGAAGAGCGATGA
- a CDS encoding F0F1 ATP synthase subunit delta, with translation MSEAVVAKRYADALFQLGNEKQIQDQLVDEFRIVKEVFQANKQLFTFLKHPRVNNEKKKQFLQEAFQGMSDDVVNTLKLLVERHRIEIIPSVIDHLSQLANDAKGIAEATVYSVRELSDAEIEELAAKFAKRFNKQAIKLENKVDPSIVGGVKLRMGNTIYDGSLSGKLKRIERDIVTANK, from the coding sequence ATGAGTGAAGCAGTAGTTGCAAAACGTTATGCAGATGCTCTTTTTCAGCTCGGAAATGAAAAGCAGATACAAGATCAATTAGTTGACGAATTTCGTATCGTCAAGGAAGTTTTTCAAGCTAACAAGCAACTTTTTACTTTCTTAAAGCATCCTCGTGTTAATAATGAGAAAAAGAAACAATTCTTGCAAGAAGCGTTTCAAGGTATGTCAGACGATGTAGTTAATACATTAAAATTACTTGTAGAACGTCATCGTATTGAAATCATTCCATCCGTTATTGATCATTTAAGTCAATTGGCTAATGATGCTAAAGGGATTGCAGAGGCAACAGTATATTCTGTTCGGGAATTATCTGACGCTGAAATAGAAGAGCTTGCAGCAAAATTTGCCAAACGTTTTAATAAACAGGCAATTAAATTGGAAAACAAAGTTGATCCTTCGATTGTTGGTGGTGTGAAACTCCGTATGGGGAATACAATTTATGATGGTTCACTAAGCGGGAAGTTGAAACGCATCGAACGAGATATTGTAACTGCAAACAAATGA
- the atpA gene encoding F0F1 ATP synthase subunit alpha yields MSIKAEEISTLIKQQIENFDSEIEVSDVGTVIEVGDGIARAHGLDNVMAGELIEFSNGVMGMAQNLEESNVGIVILGPYTEIKEGDEVRRTGRIMQVPVGEELLGRVVNPLGQPIDGKGPMETTKTRPIESAAPGVMDRKSVDEPLQTGIKAIDALVPIGRGQRELIIGDRQTGKTTVAVDTILNQKDQDMICIYVAIGQKESTVRGTVETFRRYGALDNTIVVSAGASDPAPLLYLAPYAGVSMGEEFMYNGKHVLVVYDDLSKQAAAYRELSLLLRRPPGREAFPGDVFYLHSRLLERAAKLSDALGGGSLTALPFVETQAGDIGAYIPTNVISITDGQIFLQSDLFFSGVRPAINPGLSVSRVGGSAQIKAMKKVAGTLRLDLASFRELEAFAQFGSDLDKATKAKLDRGERTVEVLKQGLHKPLAVEKQVMIIYALTKGFLDDIPVVDVTRFEEEFNMWLDENRKELITSIRETGKLPEADDMNDAVASFKKTFLPTEQ; encoded by the coding sequence ATGAGCATCAAAGCTGAAGAAATCAGTACGCTGATTAAACAGCAAATCGAGAATTTTGACTCGGAAATTGAAGTAAGTGATGTCGGAACGGTTATCGAAGTCGGTGACGGTATCGCACGTGCACACGGCCTTGATAATGTCATGGCTGGTGAGCTTATTGAATTTTCAAATGGTGTAATGGGTATGGCGCAGAACTTGGAAGAATCCAATGTCGGTATCGTTATCCTTGGACCATATACAGAAATTAAAGAAGGCGATGAAGTTCGTCGTACAGGCAGAATTATGCAAGTACCAGTTGGAGAGGAATTACTTGGACGTGTTGTGAATCCACTTGGCCAGCCAATTGATGGTAAAGGCCCAATGGAAACAACAAAAACACGCCCAATCGAATCCGCAGCACCTGGTGTTATGGATCGTAAATCAGTTGATGAGCCATTACAAACTGGTATTAAAGCAATCGATGCACTTGTACCAATTGGCCGCGGACAACGTGAATTAATTATCGGAGACCGCCAAACTGGTAAAACAACTGTCGCAGTCGATACGATTTTAAATCAAAAAGATCAAGACATGATCTGTATCTATGTAGCGATTGGACAAAAAGAATCTACTGTAAGAGGAACGGTTGAAACTTTCCGTCGTTACGGTGCGCTTGATAATACAATCGTTGTATCTGCTGGGGCATCAGATCCTGCACCATTATTATACCTAGCTCCATATGCTGGTGTATCAATGGGTGAAGAATTCATGTACAACGGAAAGCATGTATTGGTTGTTTATGATGATTTATCAAAACAAGCTGCTGCTTACCGTGAACTGTCTTTACTATTACGTCGTCCACCAGGCCGTGAAGCATTCCCTGGGGATGTATTCTACTTGCATTCACGCTTGTTGGAACGTGCAGCAAAACTAAGTGATGCATTAGGCGGCGGGTCGCTAACAGCATTGCCATTTGTTGAAACACAAGCAGGTGACATTGGTGCATATATCCCAACGAACGTTATTTCAATTACGGATGGACAGATTTTCCTACAGTCTGACTTATTCTTCTCTGGTGTACGTCCAGCGATTAACCCAGGTCTTTCTGTATCACGTGTTGGTGGTTCAGCGCAAATTAAAGCAATGAAAAAAGTTGCCGGTACCTTGCGTCTTGACCTTGCTTCCTTCCGTGAACTAGAAGCGTTCGCACAGTTTGGTTCCGATCTAGATAAAGCGACAAAAGCGAAATTGGATCGTGGTGAACGGACAGTTGAAGTTCTAAAACAAGGATTGCATAAACCATTAGCTGTTGAAAAACAAGTTATGATCATCTATGCATTAACAAAAGGATTCTTGGATGATATTCCGGTTGTGGATGTTACACGTTTTGAAGAAGAGTTCAACATGTGGCTGGATGAAAATCGCAAAGAATTAATTACATCTATCCGTGAAACTGGTAAGCTTCCAGAAGCAGATGATATGAATGATGCAGTAGCGTCATTTAAAAAGACGTTTTTGCCAACAGAACAATAA
- the atpG gene encoding ATP synthase F1 subunit gamma — translation MASLKEIKGRIDSTKKMKQITKAMEMVSASKLNRAEENAKSFVPYSEKMQEVVGSIARNNTDAEHPMLEQREVKKTGYLVITSDRGLAGAYNSSVLRNVYQTIMDRHSSEDEYAVIVIGRVGYEFFQHRNVPIAKSILGLADQPDFADIKELASETVQLYLDEEVDELNMYYNHYVSAISQQVTSKKLLPLTDLETGSTSTSQYEYEPNQEDILEVLLPQYAESLIYGALLDGKASEHAARMTAMRSASDNANDIIDDLSLSYNRARQAAITQEITEIISGVAALE, via the coding sequence TTGGCATCACTAAAAGAGATTAAAGGTAGGATCGATTCAACAAAGAAGATGAAACAGATTACCAAAGCGATGGAGATGGTTTCTGCTTCCAAGTTGAATCGTGCAGAAGAAAATGCGAAATCATTTGTTCCATATAGTGAGAAGATGCAAGAAGTTGTCGGAAGTATCGCACGTAACAATACAGACGCTGAACATCCAATGCTTGAACAACGTGAAGTGAAAAAGACCGGATATCTAGTCATCACTTCGGATCGTGGTCTGGCTGGAGCTTATAACAGTAGTGTGTTGCGTAATGTGTATCAAACAATTATGGACAGGCACAGTTCAGAGGATGAATACGCGGTAATTGTAATTGGACGTGTAGGGTATGAATTTTTCCAACACCGAAATGTACCAATCGCGAAAAGTATTCTTGGACTTGCGGATCAACCGGATTTTGCAGATATTAAGGAACTGGCTTCTGAAACAGTGCAATTGTATTTAGATGAAGAAGTTGATGAGTTAAATATGTATTACAACCATTACGTAAGTGCTATTTCTCAACAGGTAACATCAAAAAAACTATTGCCACTGACAGATTTGGAAACTGGTTCTACTTCAACAAGTCAGTACGAATATGAACCAAATCAGGAAGACATTCTAGAAGTGTTATTGCCACAATATGCTGAGAGCTTGATTTATGGAGCATTGCTTGACGGAAAAGCGAGTGAACATGCAGCACGGATGACTGCAATGCGCAGTGCATCAGATAATGCTAATGATATAATTGATGATCTATCATTATCATATAACCGTGCACGCCAAGCTGCTATCACACAAGAAATCACAGAAATAATTAGTGGGGTAGCTGCACTGGAATAG
- the atpD gene encoding F0F1 ATP synthase subunit beta, with amino-acid sequence MSKGYITQVMGPVVDVKFDEGQLPDIYNALVIQYDAKEETHVSIDLTLEVALHLGDNTVRTIAMSSTDGVMRGMEVEDLGRAISVPVGEDTLGRVFNVLGEKIDLDEPLDKGVRRDPIHREAPKFENLATETQILETGIKVVDLLAPYIKGGKIGLFGGAGVGKTVLIQELINNIAQEHGGISVFAGVGERTREGNDLYYEMKDSGVIAKTAMVFGQMNEPPGARMRVALTGLTMAEYFRDEQGQDVLLFIDNIFRFTQAGSEVSALLGRMPSAVGYQPTLSTEMGQLQERITSTNKGSVTSIQAVYVPADDYTDPAPATTFAHLDATTNLDRKLSEQGIYPAVDPLASTSRALDPEIVGQEHYEVAREVQSTIQHYKELQDIIAILGMDELSEEDKLTVARARRIQFFLSQNFHVAEQFTGQKGSYVPVSEAVKGFREILDGKYDDLPEDAFRLVGRIEEVVEKAKEME; translated from the coding sequence ATGTCGAAAGGTTATATTACACAAGTCATGGGCCCTGTTGTCGATGTGAAATTTGACGAAGGACAGCTCCCTGACATTTATAATGCATTAGTTATTCAGTATGATGCAAAAGAAGAGACACATGTAAGCATTGACCTTACATTAGAAGTCGCACTTCATCTTGGTGACAACACTGTTCGTACAATCGCAATGTCATCAACAGATGGTGTTATGCGCGGCATGGAAGTAGAAGATTTAGGCAGAGCAATCTCCGTCCCAGTCGGTGAAGATACATTAGGACGTGTATTTAACGTACTTGGGGAAAAGATTGACCTTGATGAACCATTGGATAAGGGCGTACGTCGCGATCCAATTCACCGTGAAGCACCTAAATTTGAAAACCTTGCAACAGAAACACAGATTCTAGAAACAGGTATTAAAGTTGTTGACTTACTAGCACCTTACATTAAAGGTGGTAAAATCGGTTTGTTTGGTGGTGCCGGTGTAGGGAAAACAGTTCTTATCCAAGAATTGATCAACAACATCGCTCAAGAACATGGTGGTATTTCTGTATTCGCCGGTGTTGGTGAGCGTACACGTGAAGGTAACGACCTTTACTACGAAATGAAAGACTCCGGTGTTATCGCGAAAACAGCCATGGTATTTGGTCAAATGAACGAGCCACCAGGTGCGCGGATGCGTGTAGCGTTAACTGGCTTGACAATGGCTGAATATTTCCGTGATGAACAAGGACAAGATGTGTTGTTATTCATCGATAATATTTTCCGTTTTACTCAAGCAGGTTCAGAGGTTTCTGCACTTCTTGGTCGGATGCCATCTGCTGTTGGTTACCAACCAACACTTTCAACTGAAATGGGACAATTACAAGAGCGTATTACATCAACAAATAAAGGATCTGTAACATCGATTCAGGCTGTATATGTACCTGCCGATGACTATACAGACCCAGCACCTGCTACAACATTTGCTCACCTAGATGCGACAACTAACCTTGATCGTAAACTATCTGAGCAAGGTATCTATCCTGCGGTGGATCCACTAGCATCCACATCTCGCGCGTTAGACCCAGAGATTGTTGGACAGGAGCATTATGAAGTTGCACGTGAAGTTCAAAGTACTATTCAGCATTATAAAGAATTACAAGATATTATCGCAATCCTAGGTATGGATGAGCTTTCCGAGGAAGATAAATTAACGGTAGCACGCGCACGCCGGATTCAATTCTTCTTATCACAAAACTTCCACGTTGCTGAACAGTTCACTGGTCAAAAAGGTTCTTATGTTCCAGTTAGTGAAGCTGTAAAAGGTTTCAGAGAAATTTTGGATGGTAAGTATGACGATCTACCAGAGGATGCATTCCGCTTGGTAGGACGTATTGAAGAAGTAGTCGAAAAAGCAAAAGAAATGGAATAA
- a CDS encoding F0F1 ATP synthase subunit epsilon, with amino-acid sequence MKTLTVSVVTPDGPILEDSFEMVSCKAENGELGILPGHIPLVAPLTISAVRLKRGDEMERLAVSGGFLEVRPEKVTILAQSAEKPSDISVDRAQEAKTRAEQRLQSKQDDIDFQRAELALKRAINRLDIAR; translated from the coding sequence TTGAAAACACTAACTGTGAGTGTTGTTACTCCTGATGGTCCAATTTTGGAAGATAGTTTTGAAATGGTTAGCTGTAAAGCAGAAAATGGGGAACTTGGTATTTTACCAGGACACATTCCATTGGTCGCTCCATTGACAATAAGTGCCGTGCGATTAAAACGTGGTGATGAAATGGAACGATTAGCTGTTAGTGGCGGATTTCTGGAGGTACGACCGGAAAAGGTAACAATCCTTGCCCAATCCGCGGAGAAACCTTCAGACATCAGTGTTGACCGCGCACAGGAAGCAAAAACACGCGCAGAACAACGCCTCCAGTCCAAGCAAGACGATATCGACTTCCAAAGGGCAGAATTAGCACTCAAACGAGCAATAAACCGCTTGGATATTGCTCGATAG
- a CDS encoding DUF1146 family protein, producing the protein MFSISQLAITSMISHLIFIFITWKLVQCINFDPLIRKGKVTEARILLLFITIVIGSGVSRFFLEFLQWSQDLRLLF; encoded by the coding sequence ATGTTTTCAATTAGTCAACTCGCAATAACAAGTATGATATCGCATTTGATTTTTATTTTTATTACATGGAAATTAGTCCAATGCATTAATTTCGACCCATTAATTCGAAAAGGCAAGGTCACAGAGGCACGCATTTTGCTGCTCTTTATCACGATTGTAATTGGCTCCGGTGTCAGCAGATTTTTCCTTGAATTTCTTCAATGGTCACAAGATCTCCGGCTTCTTTTTTAA